The Nitrosomonas sp. sh817 genome includes a window with the following:
- a CDS encoding protein YgfX: MTRLYDKRFDYNQARVLKEFAQLQKNFPDLTMENLIIRRKPSYLLAAILIIAHTATACVLWTLALSWILKSMTIILIIISLIHYVRKDALLMANNAVTELVLTENSQCVATMRSNKKIVCNILNNSFVSPYLSVLILQPEGNFFTDSITILPDGIDDEAFRQLRVWLRWKWKPGE; this comes from the coding sequence TTGACGAGATTATACGATAAGCGCTTTGACTATAATCAAGCGCGGGTTTTAAAAGAATTCGCTCAATTACAAAAAAACTTTCCCGACTTGACCATGGAAAATCTGATCATCCGCCGCAAGCCTTCGTATTTGCTGGCAGCGATCTTGATAATTGCGCACACGGCAACCGCCTGCGTATTATGGACGCTGGCGCTATCTTGGATATTGAAAAGCATGACAATCATTTTGATCATCATCAGCCTTATTCATTATGTGCGCAAAGATGCTTTGCTGATGGCGAATAATGCGGTGACTGAATTGGTTTTGACAGAGAATAGTCAATGCGTGGCAACAATGCGTTCAAATAAGAAAATTGTCTGTAATATCCTTAATAATAGTTTTGTGTCGCCTTATCTGTCTGTATTAATTTTGCAACCGGAAGGAAATTTTTTTACAGATAGCATAACCATCTTGCCGGATGGTATTGATGACGAAGCATTCAGGCAACTTCGCGTGTGGTTGCGGTGGAAGTGGAAACCGGGTGAATGA
- a CDS encoding TPM domain-containing protein encodes MNLSRMLQHFLTGQLAVRRLFPTDTLAAIEQAIRQSEAQHSGEICFAVEASLNMASLLKNQTARERAIEVFSQRRVWDTEQNNGVLIYLLLADRDVEIIADRGIHAKVTAQEWETICRMMETSFRQQQFKTGVIEGIRAVGMQLQKHFPPDIGKEKNELPDKPVIL; translated from the coding sequence ATGAATTTATCGCGGATGCTGCAGCATTTTCTGACCGGGCAATTGGCAGTACGTCGGTTATTCCCGACCGATACGCTCGCAGCCATCGAACAGGCAATCCGGCAATCGGAAGCGCAACATAGCGGTGAAATTTGTTTTGCCGTGGAAGCATCACTCAACATGGCTTCCTTGCTGAAAAACCAAACCGCCCGCGAACGGGCCATCGAGGTTTTTTCGCAACGCCGTGTCTGGGATACCGAGCAAAACAACGGTGTGCTGATCTATTTGCTGCTCGCGGATCGCGACGTTGAAATCATCGCCGACCGCGGCATTCACGCCAAAGTGACCGCCCAAGAATGGGAAACGATATGCCGCATGATGGAAACTTCATTCCGGCAACAGCAATTCAAAACCGGCGTCATCGAAGGAATCCGGGCAGTTGGCATGCAATTACAAAAACATTTCCCGCCTGATATCGGAAAAGAAAAAAATGAGTTGCCGGATAAACCGGTGATACTCTAA
- a CDS encoding LemA family protein translates to MIRTLLFRMIILSTLFLSGCGYNTLQSTDEQIKASWAEVLNQYKRRADLIPNLVNTVKGFATQEKEVLLNVTQARSQVGSIQASPDLINDTDAFAKFQQAQGDLTSALSKLLVVVENYPELKSDENFRDLQAQLEGTENRIAVARNRYIKAVQEYNTVVRSFPSNLTAMIFGFQTKPSFTVKNEQEISAPPDVDFHAPGIPGK, encoded by the coding sequence ATGATACGGACGCTATTATTTCGAATGATCATTCTGAGTACGCTATTCTTGAGCGGCTGCGGCTACAATACGCTGCAATCCACAGATGAACAAATTAAAGCCAGCTGGGCGGAAGTTTTGAATCAGTATAAGCGCCGCGCCGATCTGATTCCCAATTTGGTGAATACGGTTAAGGGATTTGCAACTCAAGAAAAAGAAGTGCTGCTGAATGTCACCCAGGCGCGTTCTCAAGTAGGAAGTATCCAGGCATCACCGGATCTGATCAATGATACCGACGCTTTTGCTAAGTTTCAGCAAGCGCAAGGTGATTTAACGAGTGCGCTGTCAAAGCTGCTCGTGGTTGTTGAGAACTATCCGGAATTAAAATCCGATGAAAATTTCCGTGACTTACAAGCACAATTGGAAGGAACGGAAAATCGTATCGCGGTTGCTCGTAATCGATATATCAAAGCGGTGCAAGAATATAATACCGTGGTTCGGTCTTTTCCGAGTAATCTCACTGCCATGATATTTGGTTTTCAAACAAAACCCAGCTTCACAGTGAAAAATGAACAAGAAATTTCCGCGCCTCCAGATGTTGACTTTCATGCGCCCGGCATACCGGGAAAATGA
- a CDS encoding hydrogenase maturation protease, whose translation MHKLLFFGYGNPSRGDDALGPLLIERINQYKLPHLTSLVDMQLMVEHAADLMGYGQVVFVDADVACKIPFEFSEVFANKDDSYTSHAVTPAALLYTFQQIYRCPPPPSLLLRIRGYSFELGDRLSQQADSNLQAASAAIGQWLLQCK comes from the coding sequence ATGCACAAATTGTTATTCTTCGGCTACGGCAATCCCAGCCGCGGCGACGATGCGCTGGGGCCGTTATTGATTGAGCGGATCAATCAATATAAGCTTCCGCACTTAACCAGTCTTGTCGATATGCAACTGATGGTCGAACATGCTGCCGATTTGATGGGGTACGGCCAAGTGGTATTTGTCGATGCCGATGTGGCTTGCAAAATCCCTTTTGAGTTTTCCGAAGTATTTGCCAATAAAGACGATAGCTACACCAGTCATGCAGTAACACCGGCAGCTTTACTTTATACTTTCCAGCAAATCTACCGGTGTCCGCCGCCTCCGTCATTGTTACTGCGCATCCGGGGATATTCCTTTGAGTTAGGCGATCGCTTAAGCCAGCAAGCCGATAGCAATCTGCAAGCCGCTTCGGCGGCCATCGGGCAATGGCTATTACAATGCAAATGA
- a CDS encoding dynamin family protein translates to MSQSSSQINKYLKSLQKHLTDEHPDNPTLANAVKSFRKMDYVGHSMGLLGKDESYATFVTWWPMIAVLGTFSAGKSTFINSYLELPLQRTGNQAVDDKFTVICYSRHNEAKTLPGIALDADPRFPFFQISRSIEEISEAGQERIDAYLQLKTCPSETLRGKILIDSPGFDADNQRASTLRLTQHIINLSDLVLVFFDARHPEPKAMQDTLAYLVSASVNRADANKFLYILNQIDVTAQEDNPEEVVSAWQRSLAEVGLISGRFYRIYNPSAAVPITNPHIRQRFEKKREEDMADINARVRQIEVERSYRIVGKLEQTAKSIKNHFVVKLSDMLSKWKSKVILFDGLAFSSLAVLAGTALHLTDSWSLLPAFQENLQQHDTTSVVIAALIVITILYTHFSIRRAVANGLLKKLAAELGNDQDTYKQYMQAFNKSTAAIRPMFLSGPAGWNETTQQTIDEVINEANDYIQALNDQFTNPSGNGGENSQV, encoded by the coding sequence ATGTCACAAAGCTCATCACAAATTAACAAGTACCTCAAAAGCTTACAAAAACATTTGACTGACGAACATCCGGACAATCCGACGCTGGCCAATGCTGTCAAAAGCTTCAGGAAAATGGATTATGTGGGTCATAGTATGGGACTGCTGGGTAAGGACGAATCTTATGCGACTTTTGTGACATGGTGGCCGATGATCGCGGTTCTGGGAACATTCTCCGCCGGCAAATCCACTTTTATCAATTCATATCTGGAACTACCGCTGCAGCGCACCGGTAATCAAGCGGTCGATGATAAATTCACAGTGATCTGCTACAGCCGTCACAATGAAGCGAAAACCCTTCCTGGAATTGCATTAGACGCTGATCCGCGTTTTCCTTTTTTTCAGATTAGCCGCAGCATCGAAGAAATTTCAGAAGCCGGACAAGAGCGAATTGATGCTTACCTGCAACTTAAGACCTGCCCTTCAGAGACCCTGCGCGGAAAAATTCTGATCGATTCTCCTGGCTTTGACGCTGATAATCAACGTGCATCGACATTGCGCTTAACGCAACACATTATCAATCTATCCGATCTGGTTCTGGTTTTTTTCGACGCCCGCCACCCGGAACCGAAGGCAATGCAGGATACGTTGGCTTATCTGGTTTCGGCCAGCGTAAACCGCGCCGATGCCAATAAATTTTTATATATCCTGAATCAAATCGATGTCACTGCGCAAGAAGACAATCCCGAAGAAGTCGTGTCAGCTTGGCAGCGTTCGTTAGCCGAAGTCGGTTTGATTAGCGGCCGTTTTTATCGCATTTATAATCCCAGCGCCGCTGTTCCGATCACCAACCCGCATATCCGACAACGTTTCGAGAAAAAGCGCGAAGAGGACATGGCCGATATCAACGCGCGCGTTCGTCAAATCGAGGTTGAACGTTCATACCGTATCGTCGGAAAACTTGAGCAAACCGCCAAGAGCATCAAGAATCATTTTGTCGTCAAACTTTCCGACATGCTGAGCAAATGGAAAAGCAAAGTGATACTGTTTGACGGTTTGGCATTCAGCTCATTAGCCGTATTAGCTGGAACCGCTTTACACTTGACGGATTCCTGGAGTTTGTTGCCGGCCTTTCAGGAAAATCTGCAACAACACGATACCACTTCGGTTGTTATCGCAGCTTTGATAGTAATCACGATTCTGTATACTCATTTTTCCATCCGCCGCGCGGTTGCCAATGGCTTACTAAAGAAACTGGCTGCCGAATTAGGTAATGATCAAGACACCTATAAGCAATATATGCAAGCTTTCAACAAAAGCACCGCCGCAATCCGGCCGATGTTCCTGTCAGGTCCAGCAGGTTGGAATGAAACCACGCAACAAACGATTGATGAGGTCATCAATGAAGCCAATGATTACATTCAAGCTTTGAACGATCAATTCACCAATCCTTCCGGTAATGGCGGCGAGAACTCGCAGGTTTGA
- a CDS encoding phosphoribulokinase: MSQKHPVIAVTGSSGAGTSTVKTSFEHIFRREKLNAVVIEGDSFHRYDREAMKHAVAESEKNNGRPISHFGPEANEFEKLEALFKEYGEKGTGQKRLYLHNEEEAAPWQQKPGTFTPWSSIPAGSDLLFYEGLHGGAKSDTADVAKYVDLLVGVVPIVNLEWIQKIYRDTSARGYSAEAVTHTILRRMHDYVHYITPQFSRTHINFQRVPTVDTSNPFIAREIPTLDESLVVIRFRYPEMADFPYLLRMIHDSFMSRPNTIVVPGGKMGMAIELILTPLILDIVAKSRA; the protein is encoded by the coding sequence ATGTCGCAAAAACACCCGGTTATCGCCGTTACCGGATCTTCAGGTGCAGGCACCTCAACGGTAAAGACCAGCTTTGAACATATATTCCGTCGTGAGAAACTGAATGCAGTGGTGATTGAAGGCGATAGTTTCCACCGATACGACCGCGAGGCGATGAAGCATGCCGTGGCGGAATCAGAAAAAAATAACGGGCGTCCGATTAGTCACTTTGGACCAGAAGCTAACGAATTCGAGAAACTGGAAGCGCTGTTTAAGGAATACGGTGAAAAAGGAACCGGTCAAAAGCGCTTGTATCTCCATAACGAAGAAGAAGCCGCGCCTTGGCAGCAAAAACCGGGAACGTTTACGCCATGGTCATCCATACCGGCGGGTTCCGATTTGCTGTTTTACGAAGGCCTGCATGGCGGCGCCAAGAGCGATACCGCTGATGTTGCAAAATATGTCGATTTGCTGGTCGGTGTTGTGCCCATTGTCAACTTGGAGTGGATTCAAAAAATTTATCGCGATACCAGTGCGCGCGGTTACTCGGCAGAAGCAGTGACGCATACCATTCTGCGCCGTATGCATGATTATGTGCATTACATTACCCCGCAGTTCTCCCGCACGCATATCAATTTTCAACGGGTGCCGACAGTCGACACATCTAATCCGTTTATTGCCAGGGAAATCCCGACATTGGATGAAAGCTTGGTGGTCATTCGTTTCAGATATCCTGAAATGGCCGATTTCCCTTACTTGTTAAGAATGATTCACGATTCGTTCATGTCCCGCCCCAATACGATTGTCGTTCCAGGCGGAAAAATGGGTATGGCGATCGAGTTGATATTGACGCCACTGATTTTGGATATTGTCGCCAAAAGCAGAGCTTAA
- a CDS encoding YgcG family protein, which translates to MTFNHTIRYWLYALIVAACLSVFAAHSHAEVAVPDLKSRVTDLTATLNAGEVTQLEQKLAAFEKNKGSQIAVLIIPTTKPETIEQYAMRVAEAWKLGRKGIDDGVLLLIAKNDRSLRLEVGYGLEGALPDAKAKRIITEIITPHFKQGHFADGIDAGVDAVLATIKGESLPPAQNNRPSHPESLSDAFVFLLIFLFVFGRILQVMLGRLAGATVTGIGLGLIGWLLFSSLITAIFIAIAGFIATLFLNPGGGIYRGNRGYWPGRNFRSGGFGGGGGFGGGGGGFGGGGASGRW; encoded by the coding sequence ATGACATTCAATCACACGATCCGGTATTGGTTATATGCGCTGATAGTCGCGGCTTGCCTATCCGTTTTCGCTGCGCATAGTCATGCGGAAGTCGCTGTCCCGGATCTTAAATCACGCGTTACCGATTTGACGGCTACGTTAAACGCCGGTGAAGTTACTCAATTGGAACAAAAATTAGCAGCGTTTGAGAAAAATAAGGGCAGTCAGATCGCAGTTCTGATAATACCCACCACCAAACCCGAAACCATCGAACAATATGCCATGCGCGTCGCCGAAGCCTGGAAACTCGGACGCAAAGGCATTGATGACGGCGTATTGCTGCTGATAGCAAAAAATGACCGGTCGCTGCGCTTGGAAGTCGGTTACGGTCTCGAAGGCGCGCTACCGGATGCAAAAGCAAAGCGGATCATCACCGAAATCATCACGCCGCACTTTAAACAAGGTCATTTTGCCGATGGTATTGATGCCGGTGTCGATGCGGTTCTTGCAACCATCAAAGGCGAATCGCTTCCTCCGGCGCAAAATAACCGGCCGAGTCATCCGGAATCGCTTTCCGACGCCTTTGTCTTTCTGCTGATTTTTCTTTTTGTATTCGGAAGAATTTTACAAGTCATGCTCGGCAGGCTTGCCGGAGCAACCGTGACCGGAATCGGTCTGGGACTCATCGGGTGGTTGCTCTTTTCTTCATTGATCACCGCGATCTTCATTGCCATAGCCGGATTCATCGCAACGCTCTTTTTAAATCCCGGCGGCGGTATCTATCGGGGTAATCGCGGTTATTGGCCGGGTCGTAATTTCCGCTCGGGCGGATTCGGTGGAGGTGGCGGCTTTGGCGGCGGCGGAGGCGGTTTTGGTGGTGGCGGCGCATCGGGGAGATGGTAG
- a CDS encoding folate-binding protein YgfZ — MNTEWQNYLTKHSAVVKDDSVIHFGDSAAELLATETTTVISDLSHRGLIQFSGGDAKAFLQSQLSCDIYEIGLGTAKYGSYCTPKGRVLANFIVWQHGNELFMQLPVSMLHAIQKRLSLYVLRAKVTITDCSDQWIRFGIAGPDAIALVQEADNSLNDFSGPMCMQHTEKLSILYHSINRVEIITTVENAQILWDRLARHARPVGFSCWDWLEIQAGIPAILPETQEMFLPQMINLDAIGGVSFKKGCYPGQEIVARTQYLGKLKRRMQLVHVAANSAITAGDALYSVETGDQSSGNIVNAAPSPQGGFDALAVVQCSSDDASEIHCHSLQGPVLEFRSLPYPLPA, encoded by the coding sequence ATGAATACTGAATGGCAGAACTATTTAACTAAACATTCCGCGGTTGTCAAAGATGATTCGGTAATACATTTCGGCGACAGCGCCGCTGAATTGCTTGCAACAGAAACCACGACGGTTATTTCCGATCTTTCTCATCGAGGCTTGATTCAATTCTCCGGTGGCGATGCAAAAGCTTTTCTGCAAAGTCAGCTCAGTTGCGATATTTATGAGATTGGTTTGGGCACAGCAAAATATGGCAGTTATTGCACACCCAAAGGTAGAGTATTGGCAAATTTCATCGTGTGGCAACACGGCAATGAACTGTTTATGCAATTACCTGTTAGCATGCTGCATGCGATCCAAAAACGGCTATCGTTGTATGTATTGCGAGCAAAGGTAACCATCACCGATTGCAGTGATCAATGGATACGCTTTGGCATTGCCGGTCCTGATGCGATCGCACTCGTTCAGGAAGCGGATAACTCCCTCAACGATTTTTCCGGCCCGATGTGCATGCAACATACCGAGAAGTTAAGCATTCTTTATCACTCAATCAATCGCGTGGAAATTATCACTACCGTAGAGAATGCTCAAATATTGTGGGATCGGCTCGCCCGGCACGCCAGACCGGTAGGATTTAGTTGTTGGGATTGGCTGGAGATTCAAGCGGGAATTCCTGCGATCTTGCCCGAAACCCAGGAAATGTTTTTGCCGCAAATGATTAATCTCGATGCAATCGGTGGCGTTAGTTTCAAGAAAGGCTGCTATCCGGGACAGGAAATTGTGGCGCGTACGCAGTATCTTGGAAAGCTCAAGCGGCGCATGCAATTGGTTCACGTAGCAGCCAACTCGGCGATCACAGCCGGTGACGCTCTCTATAGTGTCGAAACCGGCGATCAATCCAGTGGAAATATCGTGAATGCCGCGCCGTCTCCACAAGGCGGATTCGATGCCTTAGCCGTCGTGCAGTGCAGCAGTGATGATGCAAGTGAAATCCACTGCCATTCATTACAGGGCCCGGTCCTGGAATTCCGGTCCCTACCCTATCCATTGCCAGCCTGA
- a CDS encoding DUF502 domain-containing protein, producing the protein MTADNNPEQNTARVAHIGRYILIGFLTVAPLWVTWLVFDFLLNLLASIGAPLLKAMARAIRPFSDTTASWLLDSNFQHAVAALLTIASLYGIGLLASFVIGKKVIDIYEKILARLPLVQTIYGATKRFLHTISQPPVTGQRVVLISFPSSEMKAVGFITCGFNFEVQHLAVAWYSAPSFRRTPQTGF; encoded by the coding sequence ATGACAGCGGATAATAATCCAGAACAAAACACTGCGCGTGTCGCGCACATTGGGCGGTATATCCTTATCGGTTTTCTGACGGTTGCTCCTCTGTGGGTTACGTGGCTGGTATTCGATTTCTTGTTAAATTTATTGGCAAGTATCGGTGCCCCGCTATTAAAAGCAATGGCACGTGCAATACGCCCTTTCTCCGACACGACTGCCAGCTGGTTGCTGGATTCGAATTTTCAGCACGCTGTTGCGGCATTGCTGACGATCGCTAGCTTGTATGGAATCGGCCTGCTGGCTTCTTTTGTGATTGGCAAAAAAGTGATCGATATTTACGAAAAAATCCTGGCCAGATTACCGCTGGTGCAAACAATTTACGGCGCGACCAAGCGGTTTTTGCACACGATTAGCCAACCGCCTGTGACTGGCCAGCGTGTGGTTCTAATCAGCTTCCCGTCGTCAGAAATGAAAGCCGTTGGCTTTATTACCTGCGGATTCAACTTCGAAGTGCAACACCTAGCGGTGGCTTGGTATAGCGCACCGTCTTTCCGAAGAACACCTCAAACGGGGTTCTGA
- a CDS encoding exosortase system-associated protein, TIGR04073 family: MIKLLQTLLAVFIISLALPQLALAEQYPDKVMEKLGNGLANAVTGVAEIPKTITIVGNRDGVVHGMTVGFLTGIANAVGRSLSGAFDIATFLIPTTPFVKPAYIWDDFNRETAFVESHMR, from the coding sequence ATGATCAAATTGCTTCAAACTCTTCTGGCAGTATTCATAATTTCTTTAGCACTGCCGCAATTAGCGCTTGCCGAGCAATACCCTGATAAAGTCATGGAAAAGCTTGGTAACGGGCTTGCCAATGCAGTAACCGGTGTCGCTGAAATTCCAAAAACCATCACGATTGTCGGCAATCGTGATGGTGTCGTTCATGGCATGACTGTCGGTTTTTTAACAGGAATCGCAAATGCTGTCGGGCGCTCACTGAGCGGTGCTTTTGATATCGCCACTTTTTTAATTCCCACAACGCCTTTTGTGAAACCCGCTTATATATGGGATGATTTCAACCGAGAAACTGCTTTTGTTGAATCACATATGCGCTAA
- a CDS encoding IS30 family transposase encodes MKHYKQLTSEQRYQISGLKKAGLNQSRIADAVGVSKSTISREFRRNKGRRDWYPKQAQELRNERRKQCANAQRLSMSDWTEVERLVRLDMSPEQAARRLALESVLQISHETIYLHIYADKRRGGDLWRHLRCQKPRRKRYASGQERRGTIKNRIGIDERPGIVDQKNRIGDWEGDTVIGKNHQGALVTLAERKSRYILAAQVPGKHASGVTAAVTRLLRPHKRKCHTMTFDNGKEFAEHETIAAKLNVDIYFAHPYHSWERGLNENSNGLLRQYFPKGMELIKVTQEQVQWAVDRLNHRPRKVLGFRTPFEVFFGKTVRYTKPPLGVALRS; translated from the coding sequence ATGAAGCACTACAAGCAGCTCACCAGCGAGCAACGATACCAGATTTCCGGCTTGAAGAAGGCGGGTTTGAACCAATCGCGAATAGCGGATGCAGTGGGCGTGAGCAAGTCGACGATTTCGCGGGAATTCAGGCGGAACAAGGGTCGGCGTGACTGGTATCCCAAGCAGGCGCAGGAATTACGGAACGAGCGCCGAAAACAATGCGCCAACGCCCAGCGTTTATCAATGTCGGACTGGACGGAAGTTGAGCGATTGGTTCGGCTGGACATGAGTCCGGAGCAAGCGGCCCGTCGACTTGCTTTGGAAAGTGTGTTGCAGATCAGTCACGAGACGATCTACTTGCACATATATGCAGACAAGCGTCGAGGTGGCGACCTGTGGCGGCATTTGCGTTGCCAGAAGCCCCGCAGGAAGCGTTATGCGAGCGGTCAAGAGCGCCGGGGCACGATCAAGAACCGGATCGGCATTGATGAGCGTCCGGGGATCGTGGATCAGAAGAACCGCATAGGCGACTGGGAGGGCGACACCGTAATCGGCAAGAACCATCAAGGCGCATTGGTTACGCTGGCCGAGAGGAAGTCGCGCTACATTCTGGCAGCCCAAGTGCCCGGCAAACATGCATCGGGCGTAACGGCGGCGGTAACGCGATTGCTGCGCCCCCATAAACGCAAGTGCCACACCATGACATTCGACAACGGGAAAGAATTTGCGGAGCATGAAACCATTGCTGCGAAACTCAATGTGGATATCTACTTCGCTCATCCTTATCATTCATGGGAGCGCGGCTTGAACGAGAACAGCAATGGGCTGCTGCGGCAGTATTTCCCCAAGGGAATGGAATTGATTAAGGTGACCCAGGAACAAGTACAATGGGCGGTGGATAGACTCAACCATCGACCGCGCAAGGTGCTTGGATTCAGAACCCCGTTTGAGGTGTTCTTCGGAAAGACGGTGCGCTATACCAAGCCACCGCTAGGTGTTGCACTTCGAAGTTGA
- a CDS encoding UvrD-helicase domain-containing protein, producing MTSLLTDLNPQQLEAITLPHQSVLVLAGAGSGKTRVLTTRIAYLIQSGQASPHGILAVTFTNKAAKEMLARISAMLPINPRGMWIGTFHGLCHRMLRAHFQDAGLPQTFQILDSADQLGLIKRILKDLQADDKKFPPRQVQWFINNAKEAGLRAAYVVVEDAFSRRMLEFYQAYELQCQREGAVDFAELLLRNYELLTRNEPLCQHYRARFRHILIDEFQDTNQLQYKWLKLLAGTETGHAAAVFAVGDDDQSIYAFRGAYSGNMKDFERDFGISTVIKLEQNYRSHGYILDAANALIEHNSERLGKNLWTSEGKGEPLRVYNAPNDYDEAAFITDEVKALRDDGVALSEIALLYRSNAQSRVLEHSLFNAGIPYRVYGGMRFFDRQEIKHALAYLRLIANPDDDSALLRVINFPARGIGARSLEQLLDDAKVQGISLWQAALGKSGGEAAVLQKSAEALKGIAGFVQKMLFMRRDCAALPLPQIIEHMLTHSELSSHYAKERESVERLENLHELINAAASFVHEAENDSLAEFLAHASLEAGEHQAGSGQDALQLMTIHAAKGLEFHSVFLSGLEEGLFPHENSLNEINGLSEERRLMYVAMTRARRRLYLSFAQSRLLHGQTRYNIASRFLDEIPQDFLKWLKSPSPQNFSFAANTTNYSPGAPSFSGFSRQHPKSMTGLPWKIGQSVLHDKFGTGVIIDYEGSGGDTRVQVKFAQAGTKWLLMSLAKLTAL from the coding sequence ATGACATCCTTACTCACGGATCTTAATCCACAGCAACTGGAAGCGATTACCTTGCCGCACCAGTCCGTGCTGGTTCTGGCCGGTGCAGGCAGCGGCAAAACGCGCGTGCTAACGACGCGGATCGCGTATTTGATTCAATCCGGCCAAGCCAGTCCTCACGGCATTCTGGCAGTGACTTTTACCAATAAAGCCGCCAAGGAAATGCTGGCGCGCATTTCCGCGATGTTGCCCATTAATCCGCGAGGAATGTGGATTGGAACATTTCATGGGCTTTGCCACCGTATGTTGCGGGCGCATTTTCAGGATGCCGGGCTGCCGCAAACATTCCAAATCCTCGATTCCGCGGACCAATTGGGGCTTATCAAAAGAATCCTGAAAGATTTGCAGGCCGACGATAAAAAATTTCCGCCCCGGCAGGTGCAATGGTTTATCAATAATGCCAAGGAAGCCGGGTTGCGCGCGGCTTATGTGGTGGTCGAGGACGCTTTTTCCCGCCGTATGCTGGAATTTTATCAAGCGTACGAACTGCAATGCCAGCGGGAAGGCGCGGTTGATTTTGCGGAATTACTGCTGCGCAATTACGAATTGCTGACTCGCAATGAGCCGCTGTGCCAGCACTATCGCGCGCGGTTCCGGCATATCCTGATCGATGAGTTTCAGGATACCAATCAATTGCAATACAAATGGCTGAAATTGCTGGCCGGCACGGAAACCGGACATGCGGCTGCGGTGTTTGCCGTCGGCGACGACGATCAAAGTATCTATGCCTTTCGCGGCGCATACAGCGGGAACATGAAAGACTTTGAGCGTGATTTCGGTATTTCAACGGTGATCAAACTCGAACAAAACTACCGTTCGCACGGTTATATTCTCGATGCCGCCAACGCCTTAATTGAACACAATAGTGAACGTCTCGGTAAAAACCTCTGGACATCGGAGGGAAAAGGCGAACCCCTGCGGGTATACAACGCACCGAATGATTATGACGAAGCCGCTTTTATCACCGATGAAGTGAAGGCATTGCGGGATGACGGCGTTGCATTGTCCGAGATTGCCTTGCTGTATCGTTCCAATGCGCAATCGCGGGTGCTGGAACATAGCTTGTTCAATGCCGGCATACCTTACCGGGTATATGGCGGGATGCGGTTTTTCGATCGCCAGGAAATCAAACACGCATTGGCTTATTTGCGTCTGATTGCCAATCCCGATGACGATAGCGCGTTACTGCGGGTGATCAATTTTCCGGCGCGCGGGATTGGCGCCAGGAGTCTGGAGCAATTGCTGGATGACGCCAAAGTGCAAGGCATCAGCTTGTGGCAGGCGGCTCTCGGAAAAAGCGGCGGTGAAGCGGCGGTCTTGCAAAAATCTGCGGAAGCTTTAAAAGGCATAGCGGGTTTTGTGCAGAAGATGTTATTCATGAGGCGGGATTGCGCGGCGCTGCCGTTGCCGCAAATTATCGAACACATGCTGACTCACAGCGAATTATCGTCGCATTACGCAAAAGAGCGGGAAAGTGTCGAGCGATTGGAAAACTTGCACGAACTGATCAATGCCGCCGCCAGTTTTGTGCACGAAGCGGAAAATGACAGCCTGGCGGAATTTCTGGCGCATGCATCGCTGGAAGCCGGCGAGCATCAGGCGGGCAGCGGCCAGGACGCCTTGCAACTGATGACAATTCATGCGGCCAAAGGACTGGAATTTCACAGTGTATTCCTGAGCGGCTTGGAAGAAGGACTCTTTCCGCACGAAAATAGCCTCAATGAGATCAACGGATTATCCGAAGAAAGGCGTTTAATGTACGTTGCCATGACGCGCGCGCGCCGCCGCTTGTATTTGAGTTTTGCTCAAAGCCGTCTGCTGCATGGTCAGACGCGCTATAACATCGCATCGCGGTTTCTGGATGAAATACCGCAGGATTTTTTGAAATGGTTAAAATCTCCATCACCGCAAAATTTTAGTTTTGCTGCTAATACCACGAATTATTCTCCGGGTGCGCCTTCTTTTTCCGGATTTTCGCGTCAGCATCCAAAGAGTATGACCGGCCTGCCTTGGAAAATTGGCCAGAGTGTACTGCACGACAAATTCGGAACCGGCGTGATTATCGATTACGAAGGCAGCGGCGGCGATACCCGCGTGCAAGTTAAGTTTGCACAAGCAGGAACAAAATGGCTGTTGATGTCGCTGGCAAAATTGACGGCGCTATGA